The sequence below is a genomic window from Streptomyces sudanensis.
GGCGGCTTCCGCGCCGGGGGCGTCCTGCCCCGCCGCGCGGCCGGTGAGGAGGATGGCCTGGAAGGGGTTGGTGCCGATCGGGACGTTGGTGACGGCACTGTCCTTGACGGTCATACGGTTTCCTCGCATGGAGACCAGCCGGTTGGGGCGACCGTCGGCGTCCTCGGCGTGAGTGACCAGGAGCACCGCCTCGTGAGGCACGCCGCCACGCACCTGACCGCCGCGCAGGGGCACGTTGAGTGGAACCGCGGCGCGGGCGACCTGACCGGGAGCGGTGAGACGGTCGACGGTGTCGCCCTCGAGGAAAGCGCGCAGGGCGCGGGTACGGGAGGGCTGAGTGACGGCGGGATCCACGTGCTCCTCGGGGATGAGGACCTCGCCGTTGCGGTAGGTGCGGACGGATGCCTCCAGGTGCGGCTTGTGGTCGCCGCCGCCGGTCATCGCGGCCCAGAAGTTGCGGCCGAGCGCGTCGACGAGCCGGGCGTGCATCCGGTGGACGGAATCGTCGTCCTCGGTGGACCCCTCGTCGTCCGCGGTGCCGTTGACGGGCGCCAGGCTGGCGACGTCGTGGGCGCCGACGATCAGGAAGGAGGTACCGGGGGCCGCGCTCTCGCGGGTGAGGTGAAGTCTCTCGACGGTCTCCTCGTCGGCCCACCAGGAGCGGGCCACGTCGGCGGTCCTGGTGTCCGGGTCCGGACGCCCGAACCAGGCCGGGCCCGCGAATTCCAGGCCGTCGACCTCGCGCCAGGGGAGGTCGAGCCGGCCGATCAGACGGCGCTCGGTGCGACCCTCGTGGGGTTCCGAGAGGGTGGAGTTGATCAATACGAGCCCGAGTCGGCTGGTGGCCCAGAGGGTGGCCTTGCCGAGGCCGTAGGAGCCGCCCGCCCCAGAGTCCTTCTTGTGGCTGTCGAGCTGTCGGCGGACGACGGCGGCGAAGAGCCCGTTGTCGTAGTCGCCGCCGGTCAGACCGGTGGCGTTGTAGTCGTCGACACGGAGCAGCACCAAGCGGTCGTGCTGATACATGTCACGCAGTCCGGCCGCGATCGTGCGGGAGACCTTCCCCTGCCTGCCACCGTCGGCGGTGAGTGCCTCGTAGTGGGGGAGCAACCGCTCCCATTCGATGGCCTCGCGGAAACGGGCAAGGGCCTCGCCGGTGAGTTCGTGCAGGGTGTAACGGATCCGGACGGGCTCTGCGGGGTCCAGGCGCGCATCGAGGCTGTTCTGGGTGGCCTCGCGGGCGAGGACCGAGACGTCGGCTTCGAAGGCGAACGCGGCGGCGTTGCCGTACTCACGGCCGCCGTCCGCGTGGGCCGGTCGGTGGTACCAGGAGACGGGCAGCCCCACCTGGGCGTCGGTACTACGGGTGTGGATGGTCTCCAGGTCGGTCCTGAGTACCTCGGCGATACGCCGGATGGTCTCGTCCCGGGGGACCGAGCGGCCTACGATCCAGGCCGAGACGGCGGCTCGGGTCATGCCCAACTCCTCCGCCAGGTCGGTCTGGCTCTTCCTGGCGTTTTTGAGCTGGCGTGCCAGCCAGGGGCCGAAGTCCTCAGCCGCCTTCACGTCCCACCTGCTTTCGCTTGCGTGCCCTGTCCACGAGGTGGGGACCACCGTACCGCATTGCTGTTGACGAATTGCCCACCTGTCAAAAAGACTTTGACAGGCTGGTTCTCCGTGGGGAGAAGGAGTCCGGAGGGCGATAAGCGGAATCCTGCGCTCCATCCTTTTCGTGTCGAATTGCCGGGGAATCCCGAGGGTCCTCGCGCAGGGTCGGTGCGCACGTGCCCTTGCGTCACGGCAATGATGCGTGATTAAGTCTGACTTCGGCCGTCTCGATGGCAATCGGCTCAACCTTCCTCCATCGGGACGTAGTTGTATCTTTAATCCACCTGCGACCACGACGGGACCGGAGAGTCGGCTCCTTCCGGACCGGGATGTCCCACAACGCATTCCCTCGCATGTCTAAGGAGTCGCTTCCCCACCCGTTTTCCGGAGGCCTTCACGCATTTTCGCGCGTTTCCGCTTCCTCTTCTCTCGCGTCATTTCCTCGTGAACGTCCCGCGAAAGTGAAAGCGTAGGTAGCTCGTCGCCCTCGTAAGGGTCTCCGTTCGACCGCATGTGCACCGCCGCCCTACCGCACGGCCACCTCGCCGACGATCCCCGAATGCGGGAGGCCCTTCCCACTCCCACGTGGCCCCGGGACGCCTTCCTCGACCTCGTGGACGGCATCGACCACCAAAAGGATCGTTTCTGATCTGACGTCAGCTCCGTGGAACGCCTCCGCGGCACTCCTGTCACCCGATCCGGACCCCGGCCGGTCGTCGGCGCGTCGTCACCGTCATCCTCGTGTTCACCGCGCGGCTCACCGTCGCCGCTCACCCAGCCCGCCCAACATCCCGAAGTGGAACCATTCGTGGCCGATCCGCAGTCCCCCGTGATCCGCACCGTCGTCGAGCAGTCCCTTCGTGTCCTGGAGACCTACCGCGTCGATCCGGGCCTGATCCCCGAACACGCCAACGGCGAGCGCCGCATCACCCAGGGCGGATACGGCGACCGTCAACTCTTCGAGCTGGTCCAGAACGCCGCCGACGAGATGCGCGACGAGCCTGGTTGCCGGATCCATGTCGTCCTCACCGAGACCCACCTGTACTGCGCCAACCAGGGAAACCCGGTCACCCCCGAGGGTGCGGAGACGATCCTGCGGATGAGCATGTCCCGCAAGCGCGGTGGACAGATCGGCCGATTCGGCGTGGGCGTCAAGTCGGTCCTGGTGGTGACCGACACCCCCGAGTTCTTCAGTCGCACCGGCAGCTTCGGCTTCGACCGGACCTGGTCGTACGAGTCGATCCGAAACGTGCCCGGTGTGCGCGAGCGGCACGGGGACGACTTCGAAGCACCCGTGCTGCGTATGGCGCGCGAGTTGGACATGACGGCCGAGCGCCTCCGGGACCGGGTCCTGGACGAGCTCCTGGAATGGGCCACCACGGTGGTTCGCCTGCCGCTGCTGCCCGGCGCGGCCGAACGGTTGGGCAGGGACATGCACGGGCACCAGGGCACCGCCGGCCACGAGAACCGCGAGGAATTCCCGTCCGGTTTCCACCTGTTCTCCCCCCATGTGGGTCAGGTGGTCCTGGAGGACCGCCGGCCCCGTCCGATCGCCCGGCGGGCTCTGCGCGTCGAGCGAGACGGCAGCCTGCACACGATCCACGAGGAGCGTGTCGGCAGGCCGCCGGCCACCTCGCGGTGGCGGGTCTTCACCCATACGCACGAACCGACCGAGGCCGCCCGCCGCGACGCCGGGGAGCTGCACGACCGGGTGTCCATCGAGGTGGCCTGGGCGGTTCCGGCCTACCGCCCGGACGAGCGCACCGGCCTGTTCGGTGCTGCCGAAGCCCGCGGACGCGGCAGGTTCTGGTCCTTCTTCCCGACCAAGTACGAGATGACCCTCAGCGGCATCCTGAACGGGGCCTGGAAGACCAACGAGGACCGGCAGAACCTGCTGGACTCCTCGCCCTTCAACGTCGAGATGATCCGGGTCGCGGCCCGCCTGGTGGTCGAGTCGTTGCCCGAGCTGGCCCCCGCCGAGGACCCCGGAGCGTACCTTCCGCTGCTGCCGGGGCGTACCAAAGGAGTGGAGGTGATCAGTTGGGCCGACCGCCTCCTCACCGAACAGATCTGGGCCGCCACCGCGGTGCTCCCGTCGCTGCCGGACCAGGACGGGACCCTGCGTTCACCCCACGACCTGAACATCCA
It includes:
- a CDS encoding helix-turn-helix domain-containing protein — protein: MKAAEDFGPWLARQLKNARKSQTDLAEELGMTRAAVSAWIVGRSVPRDETIRRIAEVLRTDLETIHTRSTDAQVGLPVSWYHRPAHADGGREYGNAAAFAFEADVSVLAREATQNSLDARLDPAEPVRIRYTLHELTGEALARFREAIEWERLLPHYEALTADGGRQGKVSRTIAAGLRDMYQHDRLVLLRVDDYNATGLTGGDYDNGLFAAVVRRQLDSHKKDSGAGGSYGLGKATLWATSRLGLVLINSTLSEPHEGRTERRLIGRLDLPWREVDGLEFAGPAWFGRPDPDTRTADVARSWWADEETVERLHLTRESAAPGTSFLIVGAHDVASLAPVNGTADDEGSTEDDDSVHRMHARLVDALGRNFWAAMTGGGDHKPHLEASVRTYRNGEVLIPEEHVDPAVTQPSRTRALRAFLEGDTVDRLTAPGQVARAAVPLNVPLRGGQVRGGVPHEAVLLVTHAEDADGRPNRLVSMRGNRMTVKDSAVTNVPIGTNPFQAILLTGRAAGQDAPGAEAAEEFLRASEPPEHNKWGQTEELRLSYSPSAHRRIAALTTAANNAVRDLVAVPRAKRRSGGEVRIAGRLKMGGGIRKKARAAGAAVLPELDNVDALVDETGAWSVTVDLRVSPGVDTDRPVTPVAKFDVRSGPRPPAPWKDLVAISGCEVVDGALHLSAGSRKAVFRGVTDLSRHPVRAQLTGLVVELRAG